One Drosophila subobscura isolate 14011-0131.10 chromosome U, UCBerk_Dsub_1.0, whole genome shotgun sequence DNA window includes the following coding sequences:
- the LOC117900682 gene encoding transmembrane 9 superfamily member 2 gives MILHSGPPRGLSPLLLLLLLHTLLTLGGAFYLPGLAPVNFCKTTDTSSTCKSDVILYVNRLNTEESVIPYEYHHFDFCLGEEENSPVENLGQVVFGERIRPGPYKIQFLENQACALACTKEYKGGDPISNRRMMVLKKGISLNYQHHWIVDNMPVTWCYPLENGKQYCGTGFPMGCLVRTDGEGCPINSIYNQPMHYYPFNHVDLEITYHSGQLEDWGIGFGNSGRIISVKVTPKSIKHTDPKSLNCLSAEPLAISETSLKTGEQLNIVYSYSVKFVKNDAIKWSSRWDYILESMPHTNIQWFSILNSLVIVLFLSGMVAMIMLRTLHKDIARYNQMDSGEDAQEEFGWKLVHGDVFRPPRKGMLLSVFLGSGIQVLVMSMITLAFACLGFLSPANRGALMTCSMVLFVSLGTPAGYVSARIYKSFGGLKWKSNVILTSIVCPGVVFSLFFVMNLVLWFENSSGAVPFSTLVALLALWFGVSVPLTFVGAYFGFRKRALEHPVRTNQIPRQIPDQSIYTQPIPGIVMGGVLPFGCIFIQLFFILSSLWSSQMYYMFGFLFLVFLILVITCSETTILLCYFHLCAEDYHWWWRSFLTSGFTAVYLFIYCCHYFITKLSIKDSASTFLYFGYTAIMVFLFFLLTGTIGFFACFWFIRKIYSVVKVD, from the exons TTGCAAGACAACCGATACGTCCAGCACATGCAAG TCGGATGTTATCTTGTATGTGAACCGCTTGAATACTGAGGAATCGGTCATACCCTATGAATATCATCACTTTGATTTCTGTCTGGGCGAAGAGGAGAACTCACCCGTGGAGAATCTCGGCCAGGTGGTCTTTGGCGAGCGCATACGACCGGGTCCATATAAAATTCAGTTTCTGGAGAATCAAGCATGCGCTTTG GCCTGCACCAAGGAGTACAAGGGTGGCGATCCCATCAGCAATCGTCGCATGATGGTCCTCAAGAAGGGCATCAGCTTGAACTATCAGCATCACTGGATTGTGGACAATATGCCGGTGACCTGGTGCTATCCGCTGGAGAATGGCAAACAATATTGCGGCACCGGCTTCCCCATGGGCTGTCTCGTGCGCACCGATGGCGAGGGTTGTCCCATCAACTCCATCTACAACCAGCCCATGCATTACTATCCCTTTAATCATGTGGATCTGGAGATTACCTATCACAGCGGACAGCTCGAGGACTGGGGCATTGGCTTTGGCAACAGTGGCAGGATTATCTCCGTGAAGGTTACACCCAAATCCATCAAGCACACCGATCCCAAGTCACTCAATTGCCTGAGCGCCGAGCCGCTGGCCATAAGCGAGACTTCCCTGAAGACCGGCGAGCAGCTGAACATTGTCTACTCGTACAGCGTCAAGTTTGTGAAGAATGATGCCATCAAGTGGTCCTCCCGCTGGGATTACATTCTCGAGTCCATGCCCCACACGAATATTCAGTGGTTCTCCATCCTCAATTCCCTGGTGATTGTGCTCTTCCTCAGCGGCATGGTGGCCATGATAATGCTGCGCACTCTGCACAAGGACATTGCCAGATATAATCAGATGGATAGCGGCGAGGATGCACAGGAGGAATTTGGCTGGAAGCTGGTCCATGGCGATGTGTTCCGACCGCCACGCAAGGGCATGCTGCTGTCTGTTTTCCTGGGCTCTGGCATCCAGGTGCTCGTCATGTCCATGATTACCTTGGCCTTTGCCTGCTTGGGTTTCCTGTCGCCCGCCAATCGCGGTGCTTTGATGACCTGCTCcatggttttgtttgtgtcgCTGGGCACACCCGCTGGCTATGTGTCGGCGCGTATTTACAAGAGTTTTGGCGGTCTCAAGTGGAAGAGTAATGTTATACTCACCTCGATTGTGTGTCCAGG CGTTGTCTTCTCGCTGTTCTTTGTCATGAATCTGGTGCTGTGGTTCGAGAACAGCTCGGGCGCTGTGCCCTTTAGCACTTTGGTTGCCCTGCTGGCGCTCTGGTTTGGCGTCTCCGTGCCGCTGACATTTGTTGGCGCTTACTTTGGTTTCCGCAAGCGC GCCCTGGAGCATCCTGTGCGCACCAATCAGATACCGCGACAAATACCCGATCAATCGATTTATACACAGCCCATACCCGGCATCGTGATGGGCGGCGTGCTGCCctttggctgcattttcatACAGCTCTTCTTTATACTGAGCTCCCTGTGGTCCAGCCAGATGTACTACATGTTTGGCTTTCTCTTCCTGGTCTTTCTTATTCTCGTCATCACGTGCTCGGAGACGACCATTTTGCTGTGCTACTTCCATCTATGTGCCGAGGATTATCACTGGTGGTGGCGCTCCTTTCTCACATCGGGCTTTACGGCTGTCtatctatttatttactgCTGTCACTACTTCATCACGAAGCTCTCGATCAAGGACAGTGCCTCGACGTTCCTGTACTTTGGCTACACGGCCATTATggtctttcttttcttcttgctCACCGGCACCATTGGCTTCTTTGCGTGCTTTTGGTTCATAAGAAAGATTTACAGTGTGGTGAAGGTGGATTAA
- the LOC117900681 gene encoding carcinine transporter, producing the protein MSETVDSDVDEYDELSELRQRQKPQAQPSVDEAFDLDDLLPTIGEFGKYQKLLVFGICLPACIPCGFCAFNQLFMADTPDDYWCRIPELGDMQLEQRKYLAIPKELENDELVYSKCHTYGVNWTQLLDSLEDEADLTTLEPNSTWPVVKCTQGWEYNTTNVWSSIVIDFDLVCDQDIYPTIGLAALNTGGPVGVYLFGLLNDRAGRRLSYFTCLATLLAGSLMTSLSKDFWTWAGSRVIVGLTIPAVYQIPFIISLELVGENYRSFVTVMTCTFYTSGIMLLSVVTYLERDWVRLSYITSLPFYAYFLYMFVMPESPRWLLMRGRLEEALKILERMATVNGRQFPEAVHCKLEAQIRRDKLKKEKKKVANVGLRDLCRTPNMRLKTILITLSWFANETVYLGLSYYGPSLGTNQYVSFFLSAVVELPSYLCCWYFMDTWGRRWPLSLSMILGGVACVITVMLPDEAVDETLYLYLVSKALLSASFLIIYPFAGELYPTQVRGIGIGASSYIGGLGLIVIPFVTYLGKENLKLPLVIMGFVSMLGGMTGLRLPETLHHRLPQTIEEGEEFGKDWQLKDCCRCAQKQTVLSQPTSYENLDVLGGSSNTASEADVELELRDNRLPRQQPPLSSIDERTPLEGVAGMASGSGRTVHRPSMKRLVRQMSIMDTQRTNDGTMQLTHWI; encoded by the exons ATGTCAGAGACTGTGGACAGCGATGTGGATGAATACGATGAGCTATCGGAGCTGCGCCAACGACAGAAACCCCAAGCTCAACCTTCAGTTGAT GAGGCCTTCGACTTGGATGACTTGCTGCCGACCATTGGGGAGTTTGGCAAATATCAAAAACTTTTGGTCTTTGGCATTTGTCTGCCCGCTTGCATTCCCTGTGGCTTTTGTGCCTTCAATCAGCTGTTTATGGCTGATACTCCGGATGATTATTGGTGTCGCATACCCGAACTGGGGGAcatgcagctggagcagcgcaAGTATTTGGCCATACCCAAGGAACTG GAAAACGATGAGCTGGTCTACAGCAAATGTCACACCTACGGCGTTAATTGGACGCAGCTGCTGGACTCGCTCGAAGATGAGGCTGACCTGACCACGCTGGAGCCAAACAGCACTTGGCCTGTGGTTAAATGCACGCAAGGCTGGGAATATAATACCACAAATGTGTGGTCCTCCATTGTGATTGAT TTTGATTTGGTGTGCGACCAGGATATCTATCCCACAATTGGCCTGGCAGCACTCAACACTGGCGGACCCGTGGGcgtttatttgtttggtttgctcAACGATCGAGCGGGCAGGCGGCTGTCGTACTTCACCTGCTTGGCCACGCTGCTGGCCGGCAGCTTGATGACTTCGCTGAGCAAGGATTTCTGGACTTGGGCTGGCAGTCGCGTCATTGTGGGGCTCACAATACCGGCGGTGTATCAGATACCATTTATTATAT CTCTGGAGCTTGTGGGCGAGAACTATCGTTCCTTTGTCACTGTCATGACCTGCACCTTCTACACCTCGGGCATTATGCTGCTGTCGGTTGTCACCTATCTGGAGCGCGATTGGGTGCGTCTCTCCTACATCACTTCGCTGCCCTTTTATGCGTATTTCCTCTACATGTTTGTCATGCCGGAATCACCGCGTTGGCTGCTCATGCGCGGCCGCCTGGAGGAGGCACTCAAAATCCTGGAGCGCATGGCCACAGTGAATGGGCGACAGTTTCCCGAGGCGGTGCACTGTAAGCTGGAGGCACAAATCCGACGCGACAAGctcaagaaggagaagaaaaaggtGGCCAATGTGGGTCTGCGAGATCTCTGTCGCACGCCCAATATGCGCTTGAAAACGATATTGATTACGCTCAGTTGGTTTGCCAATGAGACGGTCTATTTGGGTCTCAGCTACTATGGACCCTCGCTGGGCACCAATCAGTATGTGAGCTTCTTTCTGTCCGCGGTGGTGGAGCTGCCCAGCTACCTGTGCTGCTGGTACTTTATGGACACCTGGGGCAGACGCTGGCCGCTCAGTTTGTCCATGATATTGGG CGGTGTGGCTTGTGTCATTACTGTCATGCTGCCCGATGAGGCTGTCGATGAGACGCTGTACCTCTATCTGGTGTCCAAGGCTCTGCTTTCCGCCTCCTTCCTCATCATCTATCCATTTGCTGGCGAGCTTTATCCCACACAAGTGCGTGGCATAGGCATTGGCGCTTCCAGCTATATCGGCGGCTTGGGCCTCATTGTCATTCCCTTTGTCACCTACTTGGGCAAGGAGAATCTCAAGCTGCCGCTGGTTATCATGGGTTTTGTGTCCATGCTGGGCGGCATGACGGGTCTGCGATTGCCCGAGACGCTGCATCATCGGCTGCCGCAGACCATCGAAGAGGGCGAAGAGTTTGGCAAGGACTGGCAGCTCAAGGATTGCTGCAGATGCGCCCAAAAGCA GACCGTGCTCTCCCAGCCCACATCCTATGAAAATCTTGATGTCTTGGGCGGCTCCTCCAACACTGCCTCCGAGGCGGAtgtcgagctggagctgcgtGACAATCGTCTCCCTCGACAGCAGCCGCCCTTGAGTTCGATTGATGAGCGCACGCCCTTGGAGGGTGTGGCGGGcatggccagtggcagtggtcgAACCGTTCATCGGCCATCCATGAAGCGTTTGGTGCGCCAGATGAGCATTATGGATACGCAGCGGACCAATGATGGCACCATGCAGCTAACACATTGGATTTAG